In Devosia beringensis, a single window of DNA contains:
- the hpt gene encoding hypoxanthine phosphoribosyltransferase yields MTQKPYTVDELISAKSIAARVEALAKEISSFYADTDKLVVVGLLRGSFIFIADLVRELDLPVEVDFMEASSYGNSTESSREVRILKDLRGEIAGRDVLVVEDIVDTGYTLKHVLEILNTRHPRRMEVCALLNKPSRRETDVQARWIGFDIPDEFVVGYGIDYAQRNRNLPHIGAVRFTD; encoded by the coding sequence ATGACCCAGAAGCCCTATACCGTCGATGAACTGATCTCGGCCAAGTCCATCGCCGCCCGCGTCGAGGCCCTGGCAAAAGAGATATCCTCGTTTTATGCCGACACCGACAAGCTCGTCGTGGTCGGCCTGCTGCGCGGCTCCTTCATCTTCATCGCCGACCTGGTGCGCGAGCTCGACCTGCCCGTCGAGGTCGATTTCATGGAGGCCTCGTCCTACGGAAATTCCACCGAATCCAGCCGGGAAGTGCGCATTCTCAAGGACTTGCGCGGCGAGATCGCCGGCCGCGACGTGCTGGTGGTCGAGGACATTGTCGATACCGGCTATACGCTCAAGCACGTGCTGGAAATCCTCAACACCCGCCATCCCCGCCGCATGGAAGTCTGCGCCCTGCTCAACAAGCCCAGCCGGCGCGAAACCGATGTTCAGGCGCGCTGGATCGGCTTTGATATTCCAGATGAATTCGTCGTCGGCTATGGCATCGACTATGCCCAGCGCAACCGCAACCTGCCCCATATCGGCGCGGTCCGCTTCACCGACTGA
- a CDS encoding glutamate synthase subunit beta encodes MGKVTGFLEIEREEPRYEPASDRIRHFGEFTIPMSEGRIVDQAARCMDCGIPFCHGDTGCPVNNQIPDWNDLVYNGDWEEAARNLHSTNNFPEFTGRICPAPCEEACTLNLEDVPVAIKTVEQAIADRAIRSGWVKPQINDHKTGKSVGVIGSGPAGLAAAQQLARAGHDVHLYEREPRAGGLMRYGIPDFKMEKEHIDFRVEQMQAEGVTFHYGVNVGVTTPLSDLQARHDAILMCGGSEKPRDVDAEGTHFAGVHYAMPFLVQQNRRLGGEDVSSQVQLTAAGKHVVVVGGGDTASDCVGTSFRQGAIAVTQLDVRPMPPELENKLTNWPNWAVKMRTSSSQAEGAIREFAAGTMKIIGDAKGRVTGVECARVDRSRQPIPGTEFIIKADLVLMAIGFASPIHEGMLTELGAQFDKRGNLYADTLSYKTTVPKVYAAGDMRRGQSLVVWAIREGRQAARSIDFDLMGKTSLPR; translated from the coding sequence ATGGGTAAAGTAACCGGCTTTCTCGAGATCGAGCGCGAAGAGCCCCGCTATGAGCCGGCCTCCGACCGTATCCGCCATTTCGGTGAATTCACCATTCCCATGAGTGAAGGGCGCATCGTCGACCAGGCGGCGCGCTGCATGGATTGCGGCATTCCCTTCTGCCATGGCGATACCGGCTGCCCGGTCAACAACCAGATCCCCGACTGGAATGACCTAGTCTATAATGGCGACTGGGAAGAGGCGGCGCGCAACCTGCACTCCACCAACAACTTCCCCGAATTCACCGGCCGTATCTGCCCGGCGCCCTGCGAGGAGGCCTGCACGCTCAATCTCGAAGACGTGCCCGTCGCCATCAAAACCGTCGAACAGGCCATTGCCGACCGCGCCATCCGCTCGGGCTGGGTCAAGCCGCAGATCAACGACCACAAGACCGGCAAGTCGGTCGGCGTCATCGGCTCGGGCCCGGCCGGTCTGGCCGCTGCCCAGCAGCTGGCCCGCGCCGGCCATGACGTGCACCTTTATGAACGCGAGCCCCGCGCCGGCGGCCTGATGCGCTATGGCATTCCCGACTTCAAGATGGAAAAAGAGCATATCGATTTCCGCGTCGAGCAGATGCAGGCCGAAGGCGTCACCTTCCACTATGGCGTCAATGTCGGAGTCACCACGCCGCTGTCCGACCTGCAGGCCCGCCACGACGCCATCCTGATGTGCGGCGGCTCGGAAAAGCCGCGTGACGTCGACGCCGAAGGCACCCATTTTGCCGGCGTGCACTATGCCATGCCTTTCCTCGTGCAGCAGAACCGTCGCCTCGGCGGCGAGGACGTCTCCAGCCAGGTCCAGCTCACCGCCGCCGGCAAGCATGTCGTGGTCGTCGGCGGTGGCGATACCGCATCCGACTGCGTCGGCACCAGCTTCCGCCAGGGCGCCATTGCCGTGACCCAGCTCGACGTCCGCCCCATGCCGCCCGAGCTCGAGAACAAGCTGACCAACTGGCCCAACTGGGCGGTCAAGATGCGGACGTCCTCATCGCAAGCCGAGGGCGCCATCCGTGAATTCGCCGCCGGCACCATGAAGATCATCGGCGACGCCAAGGGTCGCGTCACCGGCGTCGAATGCGCCCGCGTCGATCGCAGCCGCCAGCCCATTCCCGGCACCGAATTCATCATCAAGGCCGATCTGGTGCTGATGGCCATCGGCTTTGCCTCGCCCATCCACGAGGGCATGCTGACCGAGCTGGGTGCCCAGTTCGACAAGCGCGGCAATCTCTATGCCGATACGCTGAGCTACAAGACCACCGTCCCCAAAGTCTATGCCGCCGGCGACATGCGCCGCGGCCAGTCCCTGGTCGTCTGGGCCATCCGCGAAGGCCGCCAGGCCGCCCGCTCCATCGACTTCGACCTGATGGGCAAGACCAGCCTGCCGCGCTAG
- the gltB gene encoding glutamate synthase large subunit, whose protein sequence is MQRARPTSEDKAMANARNRSTSPVTPKTAKTLIRDGQRVPTALAMGRPTAQGLYDPANEHDACGIGMIANIKNRPSHEVVQKGLEILENLEHRGAVGADPLMGDGAGILVQTPHEFFKKVMPFALPEKHFYAVAMLFYPNTDGLRDRVAAVVQDCLVREGLSLLGERTVPVENKDLSAGVIATQPIIEQMVIGRPAGMTLDEFERKLLITRKVISNTVYAQIPESAGDNGFYVVSMSARTIVYKGMFLAFQLGAFYLDLHDESFESAIALVHQRFSTNTFPSWKLAHPYRMTTHNGEINTIRGNVNWMAARQASVSSPKFGEDITKIWPISYEGQSDTACFDNALEFLVRGGYSLPHAAMMLIPEAWAGNPLMDETRRSFYEYHAALMEPWDGPAAMSLSDGRYVVATLDRNGLRPARYLVTKEGHVVLASESGVLTIPDEDIVERWRLQPGRMLLIDLEEGRIISDEEIKRTLATRHPYAEWLARSQIVLEDLPNTALTAPVTSESLLDRMQAFGYTQEDIKILMTPMATTGQEAVGSMGTDTPISALSQKSKLLYTYFKQNFAQVTNPPIDPIREESVMSLVSFIGPRPNILDLEGSSREKRLEVRQPILTNEDLAKIRAIGDMADNQFKTKTIDITYPAETGAAGMEAAIQSISEQAEAAIAGEYNIIVLSDRLVAADRIAIPALLATAAVHHHLIRKGLRTSSGLVIETGEAREMHHFAMLAGYGAEAINPYLAFETLAALHAEGEFPAEVDAAEVVNRYIKSVGKGLLKVMSKMGISTYQSYCGAQIFDAVGLSTDFVQRFFFGTATSIEGVGLAEVAEETARRHEDAFGDKVVLRKALDVGGEYMYRIRGEKHAWSPDVVADLQHAVRTHDESPETAQARYDSFAARVNSGENGYLAIRNLFEIRPIGEAVSLDEVEPAVDIVKRFVTGAMSFGSISREAHTTLAKAMNQIGGKSNTGEGGEEPDRYKPLPDGSANPMRSAIKQIASGRFGVTTEYLVNADQLQIKVAQGAKPGEGGQLPGHKVDWVVAKTRHSTPGVGLISPPPHHDIYSIEDLAQLIYDLKNVNEQADISVKLVSEVGVGTVAAGVAKARADHITISGYDGGTGASPLTSLKHAGGPWEIGLAETHQTLVLNRLRARVRLQVDGGLKTGRDVLIGALLGADEFGFSTAPLIAAGCIMMRKCHLNTCPVGVATQDPVLRKRFKGTPEHVINYFFFIAEELRGLLAAMGARTLNELIGRSDLLDQRKLADHWKSDGVDFTKLFHKPEPLGDDTIYHSETQNHHLEAVLDRQLVELAAPALENGTAVHIDLPIRSRDRSVGAMLSGAVARKYGHEGLLDDTISIRLSGTAGQAFGAFLARGISIDMVGDANDYVGKGLSGGRIVVRPSDKASFVPENSIIVGNTVLYGAIAGECYFRGVAGERFAVRNSGAIAVVEGTGDHGCEYMTGGIVVVIGQTGRNFAAGMSGGVAYVLDEDETFRERCNLAMVDLEPVPEEENLMRDLHHHGGDLEWHGRVDISGDMTRHDDERLHQLISNHLHYTGSTKAKAILDNWVEMRPKFVKVMPVEYRRAIREMEKKRAGMGMGAAAE, encoded by the coding sequence CTGCAACGGGCGCGACCAACCAGCGAGGACAAAGCCATGGCAAACGCGCGGAACCGATCCACTTCTCCGGTCACCCCGAAAACTGCCAAAACCTTGATCCGCGATGGCCAGCGCGTCCCCACGGCTTTGGCCATGGGCCGTCCCACAGCGCAGGGTCTTTATGATCCGGCCAATGAGCACGATGCCTGCGGCATCGGCATGATCGCCAACATCAAGAACAGACCCAGCCACGAAGTGGTGCAGAAGGGTCTCGAAATCCTCGAGAACCTCGAGCATCGCGGTGCCGTCGGGGCCGATCCGCTGATGGGCGATGGCGCCGGCATCCTCGTGCAGACCCCGCATGAATTCTTCAAGAAGGTCATGCCGTTCGCCCTGCCCGAAAAGCACTTCTACGCCGTCGCCATGCTGTTTTATCCCAACACCGATGGCCTGCGCGACCGCGTCGCCGCCGTGGTGCAGGATTGCCTCGTCCGCGAGGGCCTGTCCCTGCTCGGCGAGCGCACCGTGCCCGTCGAAAACAAGGATCTCTCGGCTGGCGTCATCGCCACCCAGCCCATCATCGAGCAGATGGTCATCGGCCGCCCCGCCGGCATGACGCTGGACGAGTTCGAGCGCAAGCTGCTGATCACCCGCAAGGTCATCTCCAACACCGTCTATGCGCAGATTCCGGAATCGGCAGGCGACAACGGCTTTTACGTCGTCTCCATGTCGGCCCGCACCATTGTCTACAAGGGCATGTTCCTGGCCTTCCAGCTCGGCGCCTTTTATCTCGACCTGCACGACGAGAGCTTCGAAAGCGCCATCGCCCTGGTGCATCAGCGCTTTTCCACCAATACCTTCCCCTCCTGGAAGCTGGCCCATCCCTATCGCATGACCACCCACAATGGTGAGATCAACACCATTCGCGGCAACGTCAACTGGATGGCCGCCCGCCAGGCCTCGGTCTCCTCGCCCAAGTTCGGCGAGGACATCACCAAGATCTGGCCGATCTCCTATGAGGGCCAGTCCGACACCGCCTGCTTTGACAACGCGCTCGAATTCCTCGTGCGCGGCGGCTATTCCCTGCCCCACGCGGCCATGATGCTGATCCCCGAAGCCTGGGCCGGCAATCCGCTGATGGATGAGACGCGTCGGAGCTTCTACGAGTATCACGCTGCCCTGATGGAGCCCTGGGACGGCCCCGCCGCCATGTCGCTGAGCGACGGCCGCTATGTCGTGGCCACGCTCGACCGCAACGGCCTGCGTCCCGCCCGCTACCTCGTCACCAAGGAAGGTCACGTCGTGCTCGCCTCCGAATCGGGCGTGCTGACCATTCCCGACGAGGACATTGTCGAGCGCTGGCGCCTGCAGCCCGGCCGCATGCTGCTGATCGATCTCGAGGAAGGCCGCATCATTTCCGACGAGGAGATCAAGCGGACCCTGGCCACCCGCCATCCCTATGCCGAATGGCTGGCCCGCAGCCAGATCGTGCTCGAGGACCTGCCCAATACCGCGCTGACCGCGCCGGTGACCTCCGAGTCCCTGCTCGATCGCATGCAGGCCTTTGGCTATACCCAGGAAGACATCAAGATCCTGATGACGCCCATGGCCACCACCGGCCAGGAAGCCGTCGGCTCGATGGGCACCGATACGCCCATTTCCGCCCTCAGCCAGAAGTCCAAGCTCCTCTACACCTATTTCAAGCAGAACTTCGCCCAGGTCACCAACCCGCCCATCGATCCGATCCGCGAGGAATCGGTGATGAGCCTGGTCAGCTTCATCGGCCCGCGGCCCAATATTCTCGATCTCGAAGGCAGCTCGCGTGAAAAGCGGCTCGAGGTGCGTCAGCCCATTCTGACCAATGAGGATCTCGCCAAGATCCGCGCCATTGGCGACATGGCAGACAACCAGTTCAAGACCAAGACCATCGACATCACCTACCCCGCCGAAACCGGCGCGGCAGGCATGGAGGCGGCTATCCAGTCGATCTCCGAGCAGGCCGAAGCGGCCATCGCCGGCGAGTACAACATCATCGTGCTGTCCGACCGCCTGGTCGCGGCCGACCGCATCGCCATTCCGGCGCTGCTGGCCACCGCCGCCGTGCATCACCACCTGATCCGCAAGGGCCTGCGCACCTCCTCGGGCCTGGTCATCGAGACCGGCGAAGCCCGCGAAATGCACCACTTTGCCATGCTGGCCGGCTATGGCGCCGAAGCCATCAACCCCTATCTGGCCTTCGAGACGCTGGCAGCCCTGCATGCCGAGGGCGAATTCCCCGCCGAGGTCGATGCCGCCGAAGTGGTCAACCGCTACATCAAGTCGGTCGGCAAGGGCCTGCTCAAGGTCATGTCCAAGATGGGCATTTCCACCTACCAGTCCTATTGCGGCGCCCAGATCTTCGACGCGGTCGGGCTCAGCACCGATTTCGTGCAGCGCTTCTTCTTCGGCACCGCCACCTCCATCGAGGGCGTGGGCCTCGCCGAAGTCGCCGAAGAGACCGCGCGCCGGCATGAAGACGCCTTTGGCGACAAGGTCGTGCTGCGCAAGGCGCTCGATGTGGGCGGCGAATACATGTACCGCATCCGCGGCGAAAAGCATGCCTGGAGCCCCGACGTCGTTGCCGACCTGCAGCACGCCGTCCGCACCCATGACGAAAGTCCCGAAACCGCACAGGCACGCTATGACAGCTTTGCTGCCCGCGTGAACTCGGGTGAGAACGGCTATCTGGCCATCCGCAACCTCTTCGAGATCCGCCCGATTGGCGAGGCTGTTTCGCTGGACGAAGTCGAGCCCGCGGTCGATATCGTCAAGCGTTTCGTCACCGGCGCCATGAGCTTTGGCTCGATTTCGCGCGAGGCCCATACCACTCTGGCCAAGGCGATGAACCAGATCGGTGGCAAGTCCAATACCGGCGAAGGCGGCGAGGAGCCCGATCGCTACAAGCCGCTGCCCGATGGCTCGGCCAATCCCATGCGCTCGGCCATCAAGCAGATCGCCTCGGGCCGCTTTGGCGTCACCACCGAATATCTGGTCAATGCCGATCAGCTGCAGATCAAGGTCGCCCAGGGCGCCAAGCCCGGCGAAGGCGGCCAGCTGCCCGGTCACAAGGTCGATTGGGTCGTCGCCAAGACGCGCCATTCCACGCCCGGCGTGGGCCTCATCAGCCCGCCGCCGCATCACGACATCTATTCCATCGAAGATCTCGCCCAGCTCATCTACGATCTCAAGAACGTCAATGAGCAGGCCGATATCTCGGTCAAGCTGGTGTCCGAAGTCGGCGTCGGCACGGTGGCTGCCGGCGTTGCCAAGGCGCGCGCCGATCACATCACCATTTCCGGCTATGATGGCGGCACCGGCGCTTCGCCTTTGACCTCGCTCAAGCATGCCGGCGGGCCCTGGGAAATCGGCCTGGCCGAAACCCACCAGACTCTGGTGCTCAACCGCCTGCGCGCCCGCGTCCGCCTCCAGGTCGATGGCGGTCTCAAGACTGGCCGCGACGTGCTGATCGGCGCCCTGCTCGGCGCCGACGAGTTCGGCTTCTCCACCGCGCCGCTGATTGCGGCCGGCTGCATCATGATGCGCAAGTGCCATCTCAACACCTGCCCGGTTGGCGTCGCCACCCAGGATCCGGTGCTGCGCAAGCGCTTCAAGGGCACGCCCGAACACGTCATCAACTACTTCTTCTTCATCGCCGAAGAGCTGCGCGGCCTGCTCGCCGCCATGGGTGCCCGCACCCTCAACGAGCTCATCGGCCGCTCCGATCTGCTCGACCAGCGCAAGCTGGCCGATCACTGGAAGAGCGATGGCGTCGATTTCACCAAGCTGTTCCACAAGCCCGAGCCGCTGGGTGACGACACCATCTATCACTCCGAAACCCAGAACCATCATCTGGAAGCCGTGCTCGATCGCCAACTGGTCGAGCTGGCCGCCCCGGCGCTGGAAAACGGCACGGCTGTGCATATTGACCTGCCCATCCGCAGCCGCGATCGTTCCGTCGGCGCCATGCTATCGGGCGCCGTTGCCCGCAAATATGGCCATGAGGGCCTGCTCGACGACACCATTTCGATCCGCCTCAGCGGCACGGCCGGCCAGGCCTTTGGCGCCTTCCTTGCCCGCGGCATTTCCATCGACATGGTGGGCGACGCCAATGACTATGTCGGCAAGGGTCTCTCGGGCGGCCGCATCGTCGTACGCCCCTCCGACAAGGCCAGCTTCGTGCCGGAGAACTCCATCATCGTCGGCAATACCGTGCTCTACGGCGCCATTGCCGGCGAGTGCTACTTCCGCGGCGTGGCCGGCGAACGCTTTGCCGTGCGCAATTCCGGCGCCATCGCCGTGGTTGAAGGCACCGGCGATCACGGCTGCGAATATATGACCGGCGGCATTGTCGTGGTCATCGGCCAGACCGGCCGCAACTTCGCGGCCGGCATGAGCGGCGGCGTCGCCTATGTGCTCGACGAGGACGAAACCTTCCGCGAGCGCTGCAACCTGGCCATGGTCGATCTCGAGCCCGTGCCCGAAGAAGAAAACCTCATGCGCGATCTGCACCATCATGGTGGCGATCTCGAATGGCATGGCCGCGTCGATATTTCGGGCGACATGACCCGCCACGACGACGAGCGCCTGCACCAGCTCATCAGCAACCACCTGCACTATACCGGCTCGACCAAGGCCAAGGCCATTCTCGACAACTGGGTCGAGATGCGGCCCAAATTCGTCAAGGTCATGCCCGTCGAATACCGCCGCGCCATCCGCGAGATGGAAAAAAAGCGCGCCGGCATGGGCATGGGAGCAGCGGCGGAATGA
- the dps gene encoding DNA starvation/stationary phase protection protein Dps: MKTPSVALKGNAKSAVIDILNARLADAIDLALIVKQAHWNLKGPDFIAVHEMLDPMRTAIDTHVDIIAERVAQLDGIALGTSQVVAKASTLAAYPTDIRKVPDHLKALADRFATLANQVREDIDATDEAGDANAADILTAFSRELDKDLWFIKSHLE, encoded by the coding sequence ATGAAAACCCCATCCGTCGCCCTCAAGGGCAATGCCAAGTCCGCCGTCATCGACATTCTCAATGCCCGCCTCGCCGATGCCATCGACCTGGCCCTGATCGTCAAGCAGGCCCATTGGAACCTCAAGGGTCCCGATTTCATCGCCGTGCATGAAATGCTCGATCCCATGCGCACCGCCATCGACACCCATGTCGACATCATCGCCGAGCGCGTCGCCCAGCTCGACGGCATTGCTCTGGGCACCAGCCAGGTCGTCGCCAAGGCCAGCACCCTGGCCGCCTATCCCACCGACATCCGCAAGGTCCCCGATCACCTCAAGGCCCTGGCCGACCGCTTTGCCACCCTGGCCAACCAGGTGCGCGAGGATATTGACGCCACCGACGAGGCCGGCGACGCCAATGCCGCCGACATCCTCACCGCCTTCTCGCGCGAGCTCGACAAGGACCTCTGGTTCATCAAGTCCCACCTCGAATAG
- a CDS encoding Hsp20 family protein, with translation MQTIDFSPFYRSTVGFDRVFNRLDNLVGQEAKTYPPYNIERTGDDAYRISIAVAGFSNGDIAIETKENNLVVKGAKSAETADTAREFLHRGIAERAFELRFQLADYVEVHGATLEHGLLHLELKRELPESKKPRSIQIKSGEQSSLEDKSVN, from the coding sequence ATGCAGACCATCGATTTTTCCCCCTTCTATCGCTCCACTGTCGGCTTTGACCGCGTCTTCAACCGGCTCGACAATCTGGTCGGCCAGGAAGCCAAGACCTACCCGCCCTACAATATCGAGCGCACCGGCGACGACGCCTACCGCATCTCGATTGCCGTGGCCGGGTTCTCCAATGGCGACATTGCCATCGAGACCAAGGAAAACAACCTTGTGGTAAAGGGTGCCAAGTCGGCCGAAACCGCTGATACGGCGCGTGAATTCCTCCATCGCGGCATTGCTGAGCGGGCCTTCGAGCTGCGCTTCCAGCTGGCCGACTATGTCGAGGTCCATGGCGCCACGCTCGAGCACGGCCTGCTCCACCTCGAGCTCAAGCGCGAGCTGCCCGAGAGCAAGAAGCCCCGCTCCATCCAGATCAAGTCTGGCGAGCAGTCCAGCCTCGAGGACAAGTCGGTAAACTAG
- a CDS encoding alpha/beta hydrolase codes for MNTVDPNGPSLVNIPTNPLPEGARVGFFKTIDKVQLRYATWPKAVGKQRGTICLVQGRGEFIEKYFETVENFRQRGFAVATFDWRGQGGSARLIGNKSLGHVDRFEDYGMDLRSFHGQILLPECPPPFYLVGHSMGGLASLFAAAQDRMMFDRIFLSAPMLALDRQPLSMAGMARVATALSFMGLGRLPIRRKADRPASEASFANNPLTGDMLRYLRMVDVVKARPALEIGAPTIGWVAAAMGAMAEAGSDSFPARLGIPLLMLAAARDEVVSTNAIEQLGLRLRTGRHQVIPGARHELFMESDPIRGQVLAAFDAFITEQS; via the coding sequence ATGAACACCGTCGATCCCAATGGCCCCAGCCTGGTCAATATTCCCACCAATCCACTGCCCGAAGGAGCGCGGGTGGGATTTTTCAAGACGATCGACAAGGTGCAGTTGCGCTACGCCACCTGGCCCAAGGCGGTGGGCAAGCAGCGCGGCACGATATGCCTGGTGCAGGGGCGCGGCGAATTCATCGAGAAGTATTTCGAGACCGTGGAAAATTTCCGCCAGCGCGGCTTTGCCGTGGCAACCTTCGACTGGCGCGGCCAGGGCGGCTCGGCGCGGCTGATCGGCAATAAGAGCCTGGGCCATGTCGACCGTTTCGAGGATTACGGCATGGATCTGCGCAGCTTTCACGGGCAGATCCTGCTGCCCGAATGCCCGCCGCCGTTCTATCTGGTGGGCCATTCCATGGGCGGGCTGGCGTCGCTGTTTGCCGCGGCGCAGGACCGGATGATGTTTGACCGGATCTTCCTGTCGGCGCCGATGCTGGCGCTGGACCGGCAGCCGCTGAGCATGGCCGGGATGGCGCGGGTGGCCACGGCGCTGAGCTTTATGGGCCTCGGCCGGCTGCCGATCCGCCGCAAGGCCGACAGGCCGGCCTCGGAAGCCAGCTTTGCCAATAACCCGCTGACCGGGGACATGCTGCGCTATCTGCGCATGGTGGATGTGGTCAAGGCGCGGCCGGCGCTCGAGATCGGCGCGCCGACGATCGGCTGGGTGGCCGCCGCCATGGGGGCGATGGCGGAAGCGGGCAGCGACAGCTTCCCCGCCCGGCTGGGCATACCCCTCTTGATGCTGGCGGCGGCGCGCGACGAAGTGGTCTCCACCAATGCCATCGAACAGCTGGGCCTGCGGCTGCGTACCGGGCGGCACCAGGTGATCCCCGGGGCGCGGCACGAACTGTTCATGGAAAGCGATCCCATTCGCGGCCAGGTGCTGGCGGCGTTCGACGCGTTCATTACCGAGCAGAGCTAG
- a CDS encoding DUF805 domain-containing protein, with amino-acid sequence MSEPRGRGFSIEWYIALFASTSGRLGRESWWIGIALIAIMVVLINVLATLAAFSFFPSFKELNGTSILARFRFSGWLVLGIFLTVLYPLYALSVKRRRDRGGTGWDVTLYLAANGLFILIQAFGMEWPMTFAGIGYAMADEPSLPGLVLPMPTPAMQLAGAMLTVVTMLMVIPLGFLRGQAKRDGVKSNRSWVPTPGRGSIQKVAAQRWRTPAAFLAVSLVALGAGFAYSRYTSGEIVVGKALPGSIAGIVGTVLSGQQGKAGNLIVSPLATFANRFAQHCRSFEVDGDHPTAAVACRKDREWIVSFATTSQSARGRELELDAHLLSIGASPPFTVEGEALFF; translated from the coding sequence ATGAGCGAGCCGCGAGGCCGGGGTTTTAGCATCGAGTGGTACATCGCGCTGTTCGCCAGCACCTCCGGTCGGTTGGGCCGAGAAAGCTGGTGGATCGGCATTGCCTTGATCGCGATCATGGTGGTGTTGATCAATGTGTTGGCTACGCTTGCTGCGTTTAGCTTTTTCCCCAGTTTCAAAGAACTCAACGGCACCAGCATCCTTGCCCGCTTTCGGTTCAGCGGTTGGCTGGTCCTCGGTATCTTCCTAACGGTTCTGTACCCACTCTATGCATTATCGGTGAAGAGACGCCGAGACAGAGGCGGTACCGGCTGGGACGTCACCCTATACCTGGCTGCCAACGGTCTGTTCATCCTTATTCAGGCCTTTGGGATGGAATGGCCTATGACTTTTGCGGGTATCGGCTACGCGATGGCCGATGAGCCCTCTTTACCGGGCCTTGTCCTCCCCATGCCGACGCCAGCAATGCAATTGGCAGGAGCGATGCTCACAGTTGTCACCATGCTCATGGTTATCCCGCTGGGATTTCTGCGTGGCCAAGCCAAACGTGACGGCGTAAAGTCGAACAGGTCTTGGGTGCCCACTCCTGGCCGGGGATCAATTCAGAAGGTTGCGGCGCAGCGTTGGAGAACACCTGCAGCATTCCTTGCAGTATCGCTAGTCGCCTTGGGCGCCGGCTTTGCCTATAGCAGATACACGTCAGGGGAGATCGTGGTCGGCAAAGCACTTCCGGGTAGCATCGCCGGTATCGTCGGCACCGTCTTGTCAGGACAGCAGGGCAAAGCGGGAAATCTGATAGTCTCTCCACTCGCAACGTTCGCAAATCGGTTTGCCCAACACTGCCGGTCGTTTGAAGTGGACGGAGACCACCCCACGGCCGCGGTTGCGTGTCGTAAAGATCGGGAATGGATCGTTTCGTTCGCTACTACTTCGCAGTCGGCGAGAGGCCGCGAGCTGGAACTTGATGCGCACCTGCTGTCAATCGGAGCCAGCCCTCCTTTCACGGTGGAAGGCGAAGCTCTGTTCTTTTAG